In Desulfobaculum bizertense DSM 18034, the genomic stretch GCCAATCATCACGACATTGCCCGGTACAAAGCGGTCGTGAAAATCTTTCACGGCAACGGCTGTGCAGTCAGCAGCAACAACAAGGTTTGCACCATTCAGGAACGGCGCATGTGCCGGAACCAGTCGAATCTTCACAGGCCAGTGGCCAAGGCTGTTCTGCTCTGCTGGACCTTCGCTTGCCGAAGCAGTCTGGGCTTCTGGAACAAAGGCATGCAGGGCCGAGCCGGGGCAACCACCACCCGCGGGGGCAAAACTGTGCAGCGCGGAACCGGGGCAGCCGCCAGAAGGCTTCTCCTCACGGGTACGGCGTACGTGCTCCATTGCAGCCTCTTCATCAAAGGGGTCAGCCTCTCGCTCAACAATCTTGAGCGCACCTGTCGGGCAATCCCCAAGGCAGGCACCAAGTCCGTCACAAAACATATCTTTGACGACCTTTGCCTTCCCATCAATGATGGCCAGAGCGCCTTCGGCGCAAGACGGGACACACTGCCCGCAGCCGTTACACAGTTCTTCGTTAATCTCGATAATTTTTCTTTTCTGCTTTGCCATATTTTCCTCCGCATCCCTTCCCGGATGCCCTGCTTTTTTTCTTCACGCTATCCCTTCGTGATGAAAAAACACTATGTCGCATCCGGCGCAAGGCCCTTGATGCAGATCAAAAAATCGATATTTTTTTCGAAAAAAAATAAACGGGCGGAATCCCATAAGGAAACCGCCCGCAGCTTTTCACGTGGGAGAAACTACCCCAAGATAGCCTTGAGATCTTCGTCAGGCGTGGTGATCGGCTTAATGTGGTAATGATCCACCAGAACCTGAAGAACGTTTGGCGTCAGGAATTCAGGCAGTGTGGGTCCAAGACGGATGTCCTGAATACCAAGGTGCAGAAGCGTCAGAAGGACCGCAACGGCTTTCTGCTCGTACCAGGAGAGCACCATCGACAGCGGGAGATCGTTCACACCGCAGTCAAAGGCCCCAGCAAGGGCAACAGCAATCTGGATTGCAGAATAGGCGTCATTGCACTGACCGATGTCGAGCAGGCGAGGGATGCCGCCGATGTCGCCAAGCTTCTTGTCGAAGAAACGGAACTTGCCGCAGGCCAGAGTCAGGACAACGCAATCCTCTGGCACTTTTTCGACAAACTCAGTGTAGTAGTTACGGCCGGGCTTTGCGCCGTCACAGCCAGCAACGAGGAAGAAATGGCGAATAGCGCCGCTCTTCACCGCATCAATGATCTTGTCTGCAACAGAAAGCACAGCATTGTGCGCAAACCCTGTCAGCACGGAACCCTTGTCTTCATCCTCAGCAAAGCCGGGAAGAGCCTGAGCGCGCTCAATAACAGCGCGGAAATCACCATTTTTCAGATGCTCAGCGCCGGGGAAGCCAACGCGGCCAGTCGTAAAGATATTTTCAATGTAGCTGGTCGGCTTCTGGATACAGTTGGTGGTCATCAAAATTGCGCCGGGGAAATCGGCAAATTCGCGGCGCTGGTTCTGCCATGCAGTTCCATAATGCCCATAGAAATGCGGATACTTTTTCAGTTCCGGATAGCCATGACACGGCAGCATTTCACCATGGGTGTAAACGGTAATGCCCATGCCCTGTGTCTGCTCAAGCAGTTCCTTCATGTCTTTCAGATCATGACCGGAAACAAGAATGGCCTTGCCCTTCTTGTGCCCAAGCGGAACCTCAGTCGGAACCGGGTTGCCGTATGCGCCAGTATTGGCCGCATCCAGCAGAGCCATAACTTTCAGATTCACTTCGCCAACCTTCAAGGTCAGCCCAACCCAGTCCTCAAGGGACAGGTCTTTATAAATAGCAGCCAAACCTTCATGCATGAAGGCATAGACTTCTGGATCTTCCTGTCCAAGCACACGGGCATGGTCAGCATAGGCAGCAACGCCACGCAGGCCAAACAGCACGGTATGCTGGAGGGAACGAATGTCATCATTTTCAGAATGGTCAACCAAAAGACCATACAGTGCGCCCTGCTCCGCATGCGGCACACCAGAAAGCGGTGTCAGGTTCACAGAAGCCTCTGTATAGCTCTGCGGTCCACCAGCAGCAGCAACACGCTTTTTCAGGTCTTCGCGCAGTTCAACAACCCGGCTAAGATGCTGTTCAAAGCGTTCAGGATCAAAGTTGACGTTGGTCAGGGTCGCAAACAGTGCCTGAGCAGTGAAGCGGTCCACTTCCAGGTCTTCGATGCCGTGCTTACGGCCTTCGATTGCAATCACGGACAAACCACGCAGTAGGTAAGTCAGCAAATCCTGAAGAGATGCAACTTCCGGATTTTTACCACAAACACCCATATTGGTGCAGCCACCGTCGCTGCCCCGCTGTTCACACTGATAACAAAACATGCGTTCCTCCTTATGAATGCCTACAACAGGCACTCCTGAATTCGTTAAAGCCAGACTAGACGCCACAAGCTCCCCTGACTTTGACGCACGTCAAGTTTTCCATGTTTTTCAGGATTTTTTTCATATCGCAGGCGGTGCGCACCAGACAGGAGTTCAGCAAGCATAACACAGAACAGGCGTGAGGCAAAAAAAAGACGCCGAAGAACGGCGTCTTTTCACGAGGGGCTTTCCCCTTATTTTTCCAGAAATTTTTTCTATTCAGTAACCGCGACATGCTCGCGAACAGCAGCAAGAAATTCGTCAAACTCCTTGGGACCAAAGG encodes the following:
- a CDS encoding ATP-binding protein, which gives rise to MAKQKRKIIEINEELCNGCGQCVPSCAEGALAIIDGKAKVVKDMFCDGLGACLGDCPTGALKIVEREADPFDEEAAMEHVRRTREEKPSGGCPGSALHSFAPAGGGCPGSALHAFVPEAQTASASEGPAEQNSLGHWPVKIRLVPAHAPFLNGANLVVAADCTAVAVKDFHDRFVPGNVVMIGCPKFDPDDYAAKFEELFSNANIKSVTVVRMEVPCCQGIVGAVRKGLEASGKRLPYQEIVVGRQGELS
- the hcp gene encoding hydroxylamine reductase, which produces MFCYQCEQRGSDGGCTNMGVCGKNPEVASLQDLLTYLLRGLSVIAIEGRKHGIEDLEVDRFTAQALFATLTNVNFDPERFEQHLSRVVELREDLKKRVAAAGGPQSYTEASVNLTPLSGVPHAEQGALYGLLVDHSENDDIRSLQHTVLFGLRGVAAYADHARVLGQEDPEVYAFMHEGLAAIYKDLSLEDWVGLTLKVGEVNLKVMALLDAANTGAYGNPVPTEVPLGHKKGKAILVSGHDLKDMKELLEQTQGMGITVYTHGEMLPCHGYPELKKYPHFYGHYGTAWQNQRREFADFPGAILMTTNCIQKPTSYIENIFTTGRVGFPGAEHLKNGDFRAVIERAQALPGFAEDEDKGSVLTGFAHNAVLSVADKIIDAVKSGAIRHFFLVAGCDGAKPGRNYYTEFVEKVPEDCVVLTLACGKFRFFDKKLGDIGGIPRLLDIGQCNDAYSAIQIAVALAGAFDCGVNDLPLSMVLSWYEQKAVAVLLTLLHLGIQDIRLGPTLPEFLTPNVLQVLVDHYHIKPITTPDEDLKAILG